One stretch of Aigarchaeota archaeon DNA includes these proteins:
- a CDS encoding zinc-binding dehydrogenase encodes MRAVFLKKFKEPPEIVDFEPDWSLGPGEVLLEVEMSGLCYRDLLTVDGYFPRTKLPIILGHEIAGRVIAIGEGVTGFKPGDRVASLTYIPCGKCRYCVSGNENLCKQRLMFGEDINGSFTQMVKTHERSLVKVPDEVTPEGAAIAACVTGMLLRAFKHVARLKQGEFVLITGAGGGVGIHAVQIAKALGCRVLAATSSKEKVERISEVGADEVLLSDDTMVDEVKRLTGGDGVDVVLEAVGQPTFSKSLRCLTWGGRMVVVGNVNVSSVEVPLGLIILKANSIAGTIATTKKDLEEALKLTAEGKVKPVVTVYPLDKIHEVMERMRRKESVGRLLLKP; translated from the coding sequence TTGAGGGCAGTTTTTCTTAAGAAATTTAAAGAACCACCTGAGATCGTCGACTTCGAGCCCGATTGGTCTTTGGGCCCTGGCGAGGTTCTTTTAGAGGTCGAGATGTCCGGCCTATGCTATAGAGACTTGTTAACGGTCGATGGGTACTTTCCAAGGACAAAACTCCCGATAATCTTAGGTCACGAGATAGCTGGTAGGGTAATAGCAATCGGCGAAGGTGTTACAGGCTTTAAGCCTGGTGATAGGGTTGCGTCCTTAACGTACATCCCTTGCGGCAAGTGCAGATACTGTGTATCTGGAAATGAGAATCTATGCAAGCAAAGGCTGATGTTTGGTGAGGACATTAACGGCTCATTCACCCAGATGGTAAAGACTCATGAAAGGAGCTTGGTAAAAGTACCGGACGAAGTAACACCCGAGGGCGCTGCGATAGCTGCATGTGTGACGGGTATGCTACTACGTGCATTCAAACATGTAGCAAGGCTCAAACAAGGTGAGTTCGTATTAATAACGGGAGCCGGAGGAGGTGTAGGGATACATGCAGTTCAAATTGCTAAGGCCCTCGGCTGCAGAGTGTTGGCAGCAACTAGCTCGAAGGAAAAGGTCGAGCGGATATCTGAGGTGGGAGCGGACGAGGTCTTGCTCTCTGACGATACGATGGTTGATGAGGTGAAGCGGCTTACTGGGGGCGATGGTGTGGATGTTGTACTTGAGGCGGTCGGTCAGCCCACCTTTAGCAAGAGCTTAAGATGCTTAACGTGGGGTGGTAGGATGGTCGTGGTGGGTAATGTAAACGTGTCTTCTGTCGAAGTTCCACTTGGGCTGATAATCCTGAAGGCGAACTCTATAGCAGGCACAATAGCAACTACCAAGAAGGATTTGGAAGAAGCACTCAAGCTCACGGCAGAAGGAAAAGTGAAACCCGTTGTAACTGTTTACCCACTCGATAAAATTCACGAAGTGATGGAAAGGATGCGTCGGAAAGAATCGGTCGGCAGGCTACTTTTAAAACCTTAA
- a CDS encoding NAD(+)/NADH kinase, giving the protein MLYVRIPSRSERLASEVCATIEAFNMEYRALKTLAEIEYTDEDIALVVGTDSDVLKAFHELGSRRVPVLGVCETETRGFLTEASVKDLPQVLENLQKKRYVVEESARLSVSIDDKNVLLAVNEAAIFPSKSATIMEYTLTVDDEIIWRDYSDGVIISTPLGSSAYALSAGGPMVAHRARVFVIVPVNSLDVTRRPLVIPDDSKILVNGVRSRTRCEVVIDGTIRLKVDDKVRIEKHEVPARLVKLPGSSYVLEKIAKKVQLAEELLKIPPSAKLILKTLEYEGPLTHRELVRKTMLPDRTMRQALALLIGKGMVKRKPLLRDARQKLYYIA; this is encoded by the coding sequence TTGCTCTACGTTAGGATACCTAGTAGGTCTGAGAGGTTGGCCTCGGAGGTGTGTGCGACTATAGAGGCCTTCAACATGGAATACAGGGCGCTGAAAACTCTAGCAGAGATTGAGTACACGGACGAAGATATAGCGCTCGTCGTCGGAACAGACAGCGACGTCCTAAAGGCTTTTCATGAACTTGGCTCAAGACGCGTACCCGTACTCGGTGTATGCGAAACGGAGACTAGAGGATTCCTAACAGAGGCCTCCGTAAAAGACTTACCGCAGGTACTCGAGAATTTACAAAAAAAGAGATACGTTGTGGAAGAGAGTGCAAGGCTCTCGGTCTCGATAGACGACAAAAACGTTCTGCTTGCCGTGAACGAAGCTGCAATCTTTCCTTCGAAAAGTGCTACCATAATGGAGTATACGTTGACAGTCGATGATGAAATCATATGGAGAGATTATAGCGATGGTGTGATAATTTCGACACCCTTGGGCTCTAGTGCATATGCGCTGTCAGCCGGCGGACCTATGGTCGCTCACAGAGCTAGGGTATTCGTAATAGTGCCCGTTAACTCTTTAGACGTAACGAGAAGACCATTGGTTATACCAGATGATTCTAAAATCCTCGTAAATGGTGTACGCTCAAGGACGAGATGCGAGGTCGTCATAGACGGCACAATTAGACTCAAGGTTGATGACAAGGTACGCATCGAGAAGCATGAAGTCCCAGCACGGCTTGTGAAACTTCCGGGCAGCTCTTACGTCCTAGAGAAGATTGCGAAGAAGGTACAACTCGCCGAGGAGCTCTTAAAGATACCTCCAAGTGCCAAACTGATCTTGAAGACTCTCGAATACGAGGGACCCCTTACGCATAGGGAGTTGGTTAGGAAGACCATGTTGCCTGACAGGACAATGAGACAGGCCTTGGCGCTTTTGATAGGCAAGGGAATGGTAAAGAGGAAACCGCTTCTACGGGATGCAAGACAAAAACTCTATTATATAGCGTAA
- the larC gene encoding nickel pincer cofactor biosynthesis protein LarC: MVIDCSVSGISGDMLLAALLDVGADENAVKHAIERIPKFLEGCKEITFRSEEVYVDELRAKRIKITSDDVANSRPAVALIDAVRSCVSDLNLSDSAASIAINAIELLARAEASVHGEPLESVHLHELGMADTVADIIGVAVALDSLGLSRESIATTRLAVGGGPLKLSHGVFPAPAPATLELLKISELPFSGGPVKGELATPTGVALLASMSSRIVQTYPPMIVERIGYGAGSIPHDGRLSVLRLLLGQEQRVHENVEEIMLLETNVDDVSGESLAYVAEKLLSEGALDVSIIQAIGKKGRPTSILRVLSRKGYEANFARMMMRELGTLGVRFITVSRFVATREESLVDVHVAGRIFKIRVKRSFLPGGELLTLKPEFEDLRVIARETGLSIREVESIVKKQLC, translated from the coding sequence ATGGTCATTGATTGCTCGGTTTCTGGCATATCCGGCGATATGCTCCTAGCGGCTTTGTTAGATGTTGGTGCAGATGAAAATGCTGTCAAGCATGCTATCGAGCGTATCCCTAAGTTTTTAGAAGGTTGCAAAGAGATAACCTTCAGGTCGGAAGAAGTTTATGTAGACGAGTTAAGAGCGAAAAGGATCAAGATAACGAGCGATGACGTCGCTAATTCAAGACCGGCCGTCGCGCTAATCGACGCGGTCAGGAGTTGCGTGTCTGATTTAAACCTTTCAGATAGTGCCGCCAGTATCGCTATAAACGCCATTGAACTTCTAGCAAGGGCTGAGGCCAGTGTCCACGGCGAGCCGCTAGAATCCGTGCACCTTCATGAGCTTGGAATGGCAGACACTGTAGCCGACATAATCGGTGTGGCGGTTGCCCTGGACTCTCTTGGTTTGAGCAGAGAATCGATAGCGACTACAAGGTTAGCAGTAGGTGGTGGACCTCTAAAGTTATCACACGGAGTTTTTCCAGCACCAGCTCCAGCCACTTTAGAACTCCTTAAGATTTCCGAACTCCCTTTTAGTGGTGGACCCGTTAAGGGCGAGCTAGCCACACCTACCGGTGTGGCGCTTTTGGCTTCAATGTCAAGTAGGATAGTCCAGACTTACCCACCTATGATCGTGGAAAGGATAGGTTACGGAGCGGGCTCAATACCACACGATGGAAGGTTATCCGTGTTACGCTTGCTTTTAGGTCAAGAGCAAAGAGTCCACGAAAACGTTGAAGAAATAATGTTACTCGAGACAAATGTCGACGACGTTTCCGGCGAATCATTAGCTTACGTTGCAGAGAAGTTGTTGTCCGAGGGTGCGTTGGACGTGAGTATTATACAGGCAATCGGCAAGAAGGGAAGACCAACCAGCATACTCAGGGTGTTGAGTAGAAAGGGCTACGAGGCAAACTTTGCGCGTATGATGATGCGAGAACTAGGCACGTTGGGTGTTAGGTTTATAACCGTTAGTAGGTTTGTAGCTACCAGAGAAGAGTCTTTAGTCGACGTACACGTGGCTGGTAGAATCTTTAAGATAAGGGTCAAGAGATCCTTCCTTCCCGGAGGAGAACTATTAACTCTGAAGCCCGAGTTCGAAGACTTGAGAGTGATAGCACGGGAAACCGGTCTATCTATAAGGGAAGTGGAGAGCATCGTAAAGAAACAGCTGTGTTAG
- the eno gene encoding phosphopyruvate hydratase yields MSLDGSERFKIKEVKAREILDCRGEPTVEVDVLTSGGSLGRASVPSGRSTGKYEAFELRDGGRRYLGKGVLKAVQNVNEIIAPALKGKDVRNQREIDELLIQLDGTENKSKLGANAIVGVSLAVAKAAARALSIPLYRYIGGTNAFILPVPFLNLINGGKLAATELDFQEHMVIPVDAKSFSEAIRMGTEVYYELGKVLAKKWGKHSLNVADEGGYTPPGMKDPREALEVELKVIEELGYGDKFVLGLDVAASHLYNEKTKKYMLMGKEISREALMDFYEELVSTYPVKSIEDPLEQEDFEGFAELTKSLGIQIIGDDLFVTNVKRLEKGIMTKAANAILLKVNQVGTLSEALDTAQLAFRNNYAVQVSERSGQTEDTWLADITVGLNAGQIKTGAPCRSERTAQYNRLLRIEEELGRIAKYAGRQALKVSTV; encoded by the coding sequence ATGAGTTTAGATGGGTCTGAGCGCTTTAAAATAAAGGAGGTCAAGGCAAGAGAAATCCTCGATTGTAGGGGAGAGCCGACGGTTGAGGTCGACGTGCTAACGTCAGGAGGTTCTCTTGGTCGTGCGTCGGTTCCAAGTGGTCGATCAACCGGTAAGTACGAAGCCTTCGAACTTAGGGATGGAGGGCGTAGGTATCTAGGTAAGGGTGTCCTTAAGGCAGTTCAGAATGTGAACGAGATAATCGCTCCTGCACTGAAGGGAAAGGATGTAAGGAACCAACGTGAAATTGACGAGTTACTCATTCAGCTTGATGGAACCGAGAACAAGTCAAAACTAGGAGCTAACGCAATAGTCGGCGTATCTCTTGCTGTGGCAAAAGCTGCCGCGAGAGCACTCAGTATCCCCCTCTATCGATACATAGGTGGGACAAATGCCTTCATACTTCCCGTCCCGTTTCTGAACCTTATAAACGGCGGAAAGTTAGCGGCAACCGAGCTTGACTTTCAGGAGCACATGGTGATACCTGTCGACGCTAAATCCTTCTCTGAAGCAATAAGGATGGGCACGGAAGTCTATTACGAGCTAGGAAAGGTGCTGGCTAAGAAGTGGGGCAAGCACTCTTTGAACGTTGCCGACGAGGGAGGATATACGCCGCCTGGTATGAAGGATCCGAGGGAAGCGCTTGAGGTTGAACTGAAGGTCATAGAGGAGCTTGGATACGGGGACAAATTCGTACTCGGACTTGACGTCGCCGCCAGTCATCTTTACAACGAAAAGACAAAGAAGTATATGTTGATGGGAAAGGAGATAAGCAGGGAAGCTCTCATGGATTTTTACGAGGAGCTGGTATCTACTTACCCAGTTAAGTCTATCGAGGACCCGCTGGAACAAGAGGACTTTGAAGGGTTCGCCGAGCTAACAAAGTCCCTTGGAATTCAGATAATAGGCGATGACCTCTTCGTCACCAACGTGAAGAGGTTGGAGAAGGGCATCATGACGAAGGCTGCTAACGCCATTTTACTGAAAGTAAATCAGGTCGGTACACTTAGCGAAGCTTTGGACACCGCACAGCTTGCCTTTAGGAATAACTACGCCGTCCAAGTCTCTGAGAGGTCAGGTCAGACGGAGGATACGTGGCTTGCCGATATAACCGTTGGACTGAATGCCGGGCAGATAAAGACAGGCGCACCGTGCAGGAGTGAGAGGACCGCCCAGTACAATCGGCTGCTAAGGATAGAGGAGGAGCTTGGTAGGATAGCAAAGTACGCGGGAAGACAGGCCCTCAAGGTTAGCACGGTATAA
- a CDS encoding DUF424 family protein — protein MSEWGRFWVKLHHSRTGEVVAAICDEELLGKRIVTEKGFEIKVDNSFYGGVLVEGENVIRYIEQATIINLLGNRIVGMLISKGFIHERAAIKVGGIMHVQMFY, from the coding sequence ATGAGTGAATGGGGAAGATTCTGGGTTAAGCTTCACCACTCCAGGACTGGCGAAGTAGTTGCGGCAATTTGCGACGAGGAGCTTCTCGGTAAGAGAATAGTTACAGAAAAGGGTTTCGAGATAAAGGTTGATAACTCGTTTTATGGAGGCGTTCTAGTTGAAGGTGAAAACGTTATACGCTACATAGAGCAAGCTACGATAATAAATCTCTTAGGTAATAGGATAGTCGGCATGTTGATAAGCAAGGGTTTCATACATGAAAGGGCCGCAATTAAGGTCGGCGGCATAATGCACGTGCAAATGTTCTACTAA
- a CDS encoding RNase P subunit p30 family protein codes for MGRRTFVDFWLRPPDLNVAKEMCKRAYDLGYSVLVVEVPKTMLEELESGAKEYGLELYSKVVAPAKTRSDVLKAATKFRHSYDVLTVHCLTRDAALVALRDGRVDTVVFRASGFMAFDRHMLSVTRNHIELVIADVISDKVALQKMRSIVRLIDTKGLNVIFSSCASNPVEQRGPFEVSCIVNVLGLNFERSLDALSTTPLNILIRNRAKLFGEMVQEGVWLVKE; via the coding sequence GTGGGTAGGAGAACCTTCGTCGATTTTTGGTTAAGACCTCCTGACCTCAACGTCGCAAAGGAAATGTGCAAGAGAGCGTATGATTTAGGATACTCGGTACTCGTCGTCGAGGTACCTAAAACTATGCTTGAAGAATTAGAGAGTGGCGCTAAAGAATACGGTTTAGAGCTTTACAGCAAAGTAGTCGCTCCTGCTAAGACTAGGAGTGACGTGCTCAAGGCAGCAACAAAATTCAGGCATTCTTACGATGTGTTAACGGTACATTGTTTAACAAGAGATGCGGCCTTAGTGGCCTTGAGGGATGGAAGAGTCGATACTGTCGTATTTAGAGCAAGCGGATTCATGGCCTTTGATAGGCATATGCTATCAGTAACGCGAAACCACATAGAGCTTGTAATCGCCGACGTCATTTCTGATAAGGTTGCGCTTCAGAAGATGAGAAGCATTGTACGGTTGATCGACACGAAGGGTCTCAACGTCATATTCTCTTCTTGTGCTTCTAACCCAGTAGAACAAAGAGGGCCTTTCGAGGTTTCGTGTATTGTAAACGTGCTTGGTCTCAACTTTGAACGCTCACTCGATGCACTCTCGACAACGCCGCTAAACATACTGATTAGAAACAGGGCCAAGCTATTCGGCGAGATGGTACAAGAAGGTGTATGGCTTGTTAAGGAATAG
- a CDS encoding MFS transporter has translation MDFRSLSKELLTVFILLSLVSLFADMTYEGARSVLGSYAGALGATALSASLAGIGEFLGYVARLFTGLLAGYWRSSRMYWSLLFLGYVLNLVVCPLLALSGYWQVAILLIFLERVGKGLRTPVRDVILAEVAEKVGKGKAFGLHEALDQAGAVLGPSMVSITLYLTGNSYPVAFSLLAIPAAASIVFLFNAYTRYPNVRSAEDVTPVLKSGSTLSRIFWLYVISMSIMAIGFIHWVNISYYLRAEGVPDYLIAAMYLVAMLVDGLFALPMGLIYDKVGLTSLVLAPIFSASAVLTLLTGDLTSAVISSVFWGAAMGTYEGVARAAIADIVPLSGRAYGYGIFGTLFGVAWMAGSMVYGHLYQHGLNNFMRIFAVITEFAALVMLLICVRLWRKSRLWVKGDSFG, from the coding sequence ATGGACTTCCGCTCTCTTAGTAAAGAACTCTTAACGGTCTTTATCTTGCTATCTTTGGTTTCGCTTTTCGCAGACATGACCTACGAAGGTGCTAGGTCCGTTCTTGGTTCTTATGCTGGGGCTTTAGGCGCGACGGCATTGTCAGCCAGCCTAGCCGGTATAGGCGAGTTTCTAGGCTATGTAGCCAGATTGTTCACCGGCCTACTAGCGGGCTATTGGAGATCTAGCAGAATGTACTGGTCTTTGTTGTTCCTCGGTTATGTGCTGAATTTGGTTGTCTGTCCGTTGCTGGCCCTATCCGGATATTGGCAAGTGGCGATTCTGCTCATCTTCTTAGAGCGGGTGGGTAAGGGTTTGAGAACCCCGGTAAGGGACGTCATATTGGCTGAGGTAGCGGAGAAGGTTGGTAAAGGCAAGGCTTTCGGTCTACATGAGGCGCTGGACCAGGCAGGTGCTGTCCTAGGCCCATCGATGGTTTCAATAACGTTGTATTTAACTGGAAACTCTTATCCGGTAGCATTCTCATTGCTGGCCATACCTGCGGCCGCTTCTATAGTATTTCTTTTCAACGCATACACTAGATACCCGAACGTAAGGTCGGCGGAGGACGTTACTCCTGTTCTTAAATCTGGCTCGACGCTTAGTAGAATATTCTGGCTTTACGTTATCTCCATGTCCATCATGGCCATAGGCTTCATACACTGGGTGAACATCTCATACTATCTCAGGGCAGAGGGGGTCCCTGATTATCTTATAGCTGCTATGTACCTGGTGGCAATGCTCGTTGACGGGCTCTTCGCTCTTCCGATGGGACTAATTTATGATAAGGTTGGCTTAACGTCCCTCGTGTTAGCTCCAATATTCTCGGCGTCGGCCGTTTTGACGCTTCTTACGGGTGACCTTACCTCAGCAGTAATCTCAAGTGTATTTTGGGGAGCGGCAATGGGAACTTACGAAGGCGTAGCACGTGCTGCAATAGCCGACATAGTACCATTAAGCGGCAGAGCATACGGATACGGCATATTCGGCACTCTCTTTGGAGTTGCTTGGATGGCAGGATCCATGGTATACGGGCACCTATACCAACACGGTCTTAACAATTTCATGAGAATCTTTGCAGTAATTACGGAATTTGCCGCGCTCGTAATGCTACTAATCTGCGTAAGGTTGTGGAGAAAGAGCCGATTGTGGGTAAAAGGTGATTCTTTCGGTTAA
- a CDS encoding glycerate kinase → MSVIKNKQALLSHGNVEGRRIALDIIEYAIKAVDAYELVRKVVFVEGQTLSIDGLKYDLSSIRNIYVIGAGKGSVRIAEALEDILGDRISAGIIIEKRGHGRKLRTVKVLEGGHPIPDEAGLEAAKEVVEIAKRAQDGDLVFACITGGCSALMPLPADGISLDDKKRVTELLLKCGATIDEINAVRNHISAIKGGRLAMYAHPAEIVNLILIDEVAGLPWGPTVPDPTTFSDSVRILKKYRLWDSVPDSVRRHLEMGLSNQRMETPKPEDFKRLKVHNVVLASIETACEAAKRRAEELGLNSVILSTMLEGESREAGIVLASIAKEVERKYRPIKPPCALIAGGETTVTIADRSGEGGPSQELALSFSLKIHRSKKITLVSVDTDGTDGPTDVAGGIVDGYTLDRAKEKGIDVYENLMGHASSYMLKELEDVIITGPTGTNVADLNVIVVDGL, encoded by the coding sequence ATGTCCGTTATTAAGAACAAGCAGGCATTGCTCTCTCACGGTAACGTAGAAGGAAGAAGGATCGCGCTGGATATAATTGAGTACGCCATCAAGGCCGTAGACGCTTATGAACTCGTTAGAAAGGTTGTTTTTGTCGAAGGTCAAACGCTGAGCATCGATGGTTTAAAGTACGACCTCTCAAGTATTCGAAACATATACGTGATAGGTGCTGGTAAGGGATCGGTTAGGATAGCTGAAGCTTTAGAAGATATCCTAGGTGACAGAATCAGCGCAGGGATAATAATAGAGAAGAGGGGGCATGGCCGTAAGCTTAGAACAGTGAAGGTATTGGAAGGGGGTCACCCAATACCCGACGAGGCCGGATTGGAAGCAGCTAAGGAGGTCGTTGAAATAGCAAAGCGCGCTCAGGACGGCGACCTCGTATTCGCATGCATAACGGGTGGTTGCTCTGCGCTAATGCCCTTGCCAGCCGACGGTATAAGCTTAGATGATAAGAAAAGGGTAACGGAGCTACTTCTCAAGTGTGGTGCTACTATAGACGAAATAAACGCTGTTAGAAACCATATTTCTGCCATAAAAGGTGGAAGGCTCGCGATGTACGCTCATCCCGCTGAAATAGTCAACCTCATACTTATCGATGAAGTAGCGGGTCTCCCATGGGGTCCAACAGTTCCGGATCCAACAACCTTCAGCGATTCTGTGCGCATTCTCAAGAAGTACCGTCTTTGGGATAGCGTTCCTGATTCCGTAAGAAGACACCTCGAGATGGGGCTGAGCAATCAACGAATGGAAACACCGAAGCCAGAAGATTTTAAGCGTTTAAAGGTTCATAACGTAGTGTTAGCCAGCATCGAGACCGCATGTGAGGCAGCAAAGAGGAGGGCTGAAGAACTGGGGCTTAACTCCGTAATCCTGTCTACCATGCTAGAAGGCGAGAGCCGGGAGGCGGGCATAGTTTTAGCAAGCATCGCTAAGGAGGTGGAGAGAAAATATAGGCCTATCAAACCACCGTGTGCGCTTATCGCTGGGGGCGAAACGACAGTAACGATCGCAGACCGGTCTGGTGAAGGAGGACCGAGCCAAGAACTCGCCTTAAGCTTCTCTTTAAAGATCCACAGAAGTAAGAAAATAACCCTTGTCTCGGTAGATACAGACGGTACGGATGGGCCGACAGACGTAGCTGGAGGGATCGTCGACGGCTACACGCTGGATAGGGCGAAGGAGAAAGGAATAGACGTTTATGAAAACCTAATGGGGCACGCATCATCTTATATGTTAAAGGAGCTTGAGGACGTCATCATCACAGGTCCGACTGGAACGAACGTTGCTGACCTTAACGTAATAGTGGTTGATGGGTTATGA
- a CDS encoding Rpp14/Pop5 family protein, with amino-acid sequence MLRNRYRYVFVRHFPRDVKLDKSEIWKAILSSLQHLVGALGYADVNPYLVKVQKDIDGLVIRCNSKQVRTLVAAIALVNSVGGERISLDVKKVSGTLKALLKKLKC; translated from the coding sequence TTGTTAAGGAATAGGTATCGCTATGTCTTCGTGAGACACTTCCCAAGAGATGTTAAGCTCGATAAATCTGAAATATGGAAAGCCATACTCTCGAGTCTTCAACATCTTGTCGGCGCGTTAGGTTATGCGGACGTCAACCCATACTTGGTTAAGGTTCAAAAGGATATCGACGGGCTCGTCATAAGGTGCAATTCGAAGCAAGTTAGAACCCTCGTAGCGGCCATTGCCCTGGTCAATAGCGTAGGAGGAGAACGTATATCTTTAGATGTTAAAAAGGTCTCGGGTACGCTGAAGGCACTGCTTAAAAAATTAAAATGCTAA
- the pfdA gene encoding prefoldin subunit alpha, with protein sequence MAAKEQVTRAIAELQIIEQIINEFQLRIATLDAALRDYENAISFIEEMKKAEGSMEVLIPIGGGNFVHGTITSIDKMEVSVGAGVVITKSLEEGHQIMLKRKDNLIRVKEAYLQRLQEHLNRAAELRRFLESVRTE encoded by the coding sequence GTGGCGGCCAAGGAGCAGGTAACTAGGGCGATCGCAGAACTTCAGATAATAGAGCAGATAATCAACGAGTTTCAGCTAAGAATAGCGACACTCGATGCCGCACTAAGGGATTATGAGAACGCCATATCGTTCATAGAAGAAATGAAGAAAGCTGAGGGTAGCATGGAGGTCCTGATACCAATAGGTGGTGGAAACTTTGTCCATGGTACCATAACGTCTATCGATAAGATGGAGGTAAGCGTGGGCGCCGGTGTCGTTATCACCAAGTCGTTGGAGGAAGGTCATCAGATAATGCTAAAGAGAAAGGATAATTTGATACGCGTGAAGGAAGCATATCTCCAAAGACTTCAGGAGCATCTAAATAGGGCTGCAGAACTGAGAAGGTTCTTGGAAAGTGTGAGGACCGAATAA
- a CDS encoding 50S ribosomal protein L15e: protein MTGLYAHISKLWREKPEELKQLMRKRLIEWRKQPAVLRIDKPLRLDRARSLGYRDKQGYVVLRVRVRKGGFARPRPRSGRRPKALGVVKHKVNVSMKEEAISRAKKKYPNLYPLGAYWVASDGLYKWYEVIMVDPYHPSIMSDRNLSLPAKVRQER from the coding sequence ATGACGGGCCTATACGCGCACATTTCAAAACTTTGGAGAGAGAAGCCGGAAGAACTAAAGCAGCTTATGAGGAAGAGGCTGATAGAGTGGCGCAAGCAGCCCGCGGTTTTAAGGATCGATAAGCCTCTGAGGCTCGACAGAGCAAGGAGTCTAGGCTACAGGGATAAGCAGGGCTACGTGGTCTTAAGAGTAAGGGTGAGAAAGGGTGGCTTCGCAAGACCGAGACCAAGGTCCGGTAGAAGACCGAAAGCGCTCGGTGTCGTGAAACATAAGGTCAACGTATCCATGAAAGAGGAGGCTATAAGCAGGGCTAAGAAGAAGTATCCAAATTTATATCCGCTTGGAGCTTACTGGGTGGCGAGTGACGGTCTTTACAAGTGGTACGAAGTCATAATGGTTGATCCCTACCATCCGTCTATCATGTCCGACAGAAACCTATCACTGCCTGCAAAGGTTAGACAAGAGCGCTAA
- the ftsY gene encoding signal recognition particle-docking protein FtsY: MLEGIKKAFASLADRIKTTTLSESEIARYVEDFKLQLIANDVAVEVAEKLTMEVTKHLRMLKVPRFSEHKEAVYQVLEESISSVILEVDPDSSFVNLVKRNYSLGKPTVVLFVGPNGGGKTTSVVKVSNYLKSKELSSIIACSDTYRAGAIEQLKGLAERVGVRVVSHRYGGDPAAVALDAIEAAKAAKVSTVLIDTAGRTEVDKNLLEEMRKIKRVSNPDVVIYVGDALAGNVVVEQVKKFNEYVGIDYIILAKLDADTKGGSTISVSYMTGKPILFVGTGQGLDDLEPLNKKRIINMVLGRTS, from the coding sequence ATGCTAGAGGGCATTAAAAAGGCATTCGCAAGTCTTGCGGATAGAATAAAGACGACCACGCTCTCGGAAAGCGAGATAGCGAGATACGTTGAGGATTTTAAGTTACAACTGATCGCTAACGACGTGGCGGTTGAAGTTGCTGAGAAGTTGACGATGGAAGTCACGAAGCATCTTAGGATGTTAAAGGTTCCGAGGTTCTCAGAACATAAGGAAGCAGTCTATCAAGTTTTGGAGGAGAGCATAAGCTCAGTAATCTTAGAAGTTGATCCGGACAGTTCGTTCGTAAACTTAGTTAAGCGTAATTACAGCCTAGGTAAACCTACGGTTGTACTTTTCGTCGGTCCAAACGGTGGCGGAAAGACAACGAGCGTTGTAAAGGTATCGAACTACCTGAAGTCCAAGGAATTGAGTTCAATAATAGCATGCAGCGACACTTACAGGGCTGGAGCCATTGAGCAGTTAAAGGGCCTTGCCGAAAGGGTTGGTGTAAGAGTCGTGAGTCATAGGTATGGCGGAGATCCGGCTGCTGTAGCTTTAGATGCTATAGAGGCTGCAAAAGCTGCGAAGGTCAGTACGGTTTTAATAGACACGGCAGGCAGGACGGAGGTCGACAAGAACCTCCTTGAGGAGATGAGAAAGATCAAGAGGGTGTCAAATCCTGACGTAGTGATATATGTCGGCGATGCACTTGCAGGCAACGTTGTCGTCGAGCAAGTCAAGAAGTTCAACGAATACGTCGGCATAGATTACATAATATTAGCGAAGTTAGATGCCGACACGAAGGGCGGCTCTACAATATCCGTCAGCTACATGACAGGAAAACCGATACTCTTCGTCGGAACAGGGCAGGGGTTAGATGACCTCGAACCCCTAAACAAAAAAAGAATAATTAATATGGTACTCGGTCGTACCTCTTAA